From the genome of Pukyongia salina, one region includes:
- the nusB gene encoding transcription antitermination factor NusB produces the protein MLTRRHIRVKVLQSIYAFRQGEHQDIKEQEKFLLYSISQMHELYLLLLQSMVALREHGEKHLVKSQKKFLATETEKNPSKNFVNNKLLQLLATHSDLQKTLQNKKLNYWKDDDEYIAILFNELVNQEFYKDYLQLKNPSFNQDKDFVISLYKQVIAPNEKLYEYLEDRRLTWLDDYPIVNTVLVKVLAKVNENNITSTLIPELYKNSEDRDYALELLRKVLLNDEKLMSEIDGKTPNWDKDRIAELDMIILKMGIAEFLYFPSIPVRASINEYLEISKEYSTPKSSLFINGILDKIVKEFTDNGKLNKIGRGLR, from the coding sequence ATGCTCACAAGAAGACATATTCGGGTAAAGGTGTTACAATCTATTTATGCATTCAGGCAGGGGGAACACCAGGATATCAAGGAACAGGAAAAATTCCTGCTTTACAGTATCAGCCAGATGCACGAATTGTACCTGTTGCTACTTCAATCGATGGTAGCCCTGCGAGAACACGGTGAGAAGCATCTTGTGAAATCACAAAAGAAGTTCCTGGCTACCGAAACCGAAAAGAATCCAAGTAAGAATTTCGTTAATAACAAATTACTTCAGCTTTTAGCTACGCATTCCGATCTTCAGAAAACGCTTCAGAATAAAAAATTGAATTACTGGAAAGATGACGATGAATACATTGCTATACTTTTCAACGAGTTGGTGAATCAGGAATTTTATAAGGACTATCTGCAACTAAAGAACCCGAGCTTTAACCAGGATAAAGATTTTGTGATCAGCCTGTATAAGCAGGTTATCGCTCCCAATGAAAAATTATACGAATACCTGGAAGACCGGCGACTCACCTGGCTGGACGATTATCCTATTGTAAATACGGTGCTGGTGAAAGTACTGGCTAAAGTGAACGAGAACAACATCACTTCTACCCTTATCCCCGAGCTGTACAAGAATAGCGAAGACAGGGATTATGCTTTAGAATTACTTCGGAAAGTACTTTTGAACGATGAAAAACTGATGAGCGAGATAGATGGAAAAACCCCAAACTGGGATAAGGACAGGATCGCCGAACTGGATATGATCATCCTTAAAATGGGGATAGCAGAATTTCTCTATTTTCCCTCCATTCCTGTTCGAGCCAGTATTAATGAATATTTGGAGATCTCCAAGGAGTATTCCACGCCTAAAAGTAGTCTCTTCATCAATGGGATCCTGGATAAGATCGTGAAAGAATTTACCGATAATGGTAAATTGAATAAAATTGGACGCGGACTTAGATAA
- a CDS encoding PUR family DNA/RNA-binding protein produces MSDQYMMEKEEIYSKVMRAGRRTYFFDVRSTKAGDYYLTITESKKFTNDDGSFHYKKHKIYLYKEDFYEFKENVNEMIQYIIDEKGEEVISERHQKDYKKDEDGNEIDKVEEPKDETSTSSFTDIEFDDI; encoded by the coding sequence ATGAGTGATCAGTATATGATGGAGAAAGAAGAAATTTATTCGAAAGTTATGCGCGCCGGAAGACGCACTTATTTTTTCGATGTGCGATCTACAAAAGCCGGAGATTATTATCTCACGATCACCGAAAGTAAAAAGTTTACCAATGACGATGGCTCATTTCATTACAAGAAACACAAAATCTATCTCTATAAAGAAGACTTCTATGAGTTCAAGGAGAACGTCAATGAAATGATACAGTATATCATCGATGAAAAAGGAGAAGAGGTTATTAGTGAACGTCATCAGAAGGATTACAAAAAAGATGAAGATGGAAACGAGATCGATAAAGTAGAAGAACCAAAGGACGAGACATCCACTTCCAGTTTTACGGACATTGAGTTTGATGATATATAA
- a CDS encoding Glu/Leu/Phe/Val family dehydrogenase produces MVTDLVNTNELTKIDPVFGQLSFDNHEQVVFCNDKDTGLRAIIGIHNTVLGPALGGTRMWNYSSEWEALNDVLRLSRGMTFKSAITGLNLGGGKAVILGDARTQKTPELMKRFGEFVHSLSGKYITAEDVGMETADMDLVRTVTPYVTGISEEKGGAGNPSPITAYGVFMGMKAAAKYAFGTELLEDRTVYVQGIGNVGEALVENLTNEGAKVFITDINSERLEYVRDKYNVNIYEGENLYSEEMDIYAPCALGATINDETIDQLKAKVIAGAANNQLANELKHGLLLRERGIVYAPDFLINAGGIINVYAELENYGKQEIVRKTENIYNTTLEILQNAETNDITTHQAAFEIAQSRIDARKTEK; encoded by the coding sequence ATGGTGACCGATCTAGTGAACACGAATGAACTAACCAAAATTGACCCTGTATTCGGACAATTATCGTTCGATAATCACGAACAAGTGGTTTTTTGCAACGACAAAGATACAGGTTTAAGAGCAATAATAGGAATACACAATACCGTTTTGGGTCCGGCCCTTGGTGGTACGAGGATGTGGAATTACAGCAGTGAATGGGAAGCTCTTAATGACGTCCTGAGGCTTTCGCGAGGAATGACGTTTAAATCGGCTATTACCGGTTTAAACCTTGGCGGAGGTAAGGCCGTGATCCTGGGAGATGCGCGAACACAGAAGACCCCGGAATTGATGAAAAGGTTTGGAGAATTTGTACATTCTCTCAGTGGTAAATACATTACCGCCGAAGACGTGGGGATGGAAACTGCCGACATGGATCTGGTTAGAACTGTGACTCCTTATGTTACAGGAATTTCGGAAGAAAAAGGTGGTGCCGGTAATCCGTCACCTATTACTGCATACGGTGTGTTTATGGGGATGAAGGCAGCTGCAAAATATGCCTTCGGAACAGAACTTCTGGAAGACCGAACCGTGTATGTACAGGGCATAGGTAATGTAGGGGAGGCCTTGGTGGAAAATCTTACCAATGAAGGAGCTAAAGTTTTTATAACGGACATCAATAGTGAGCGTTTGGAATATGTGCGTGATAAGTACAATGTAAATATCTATGAAGGTGAGAATCTTTATAGTGAAGAAATGGATATATACGCACCTTGTGCTCTGGGAGCTACTATCAACGATGAAACCATCGATCAACTTAAAGCAAAAGTGATCGCCGGAGCGGCTAATAATCAGCTTGCGAACGAGCTTAAACACGGTTTGCTGTTGAGGGAGCGAGGTATTGTGTATGCGCCGGATTTCCTAATCAACGCCGGAGGAATAATCAACGTATACGCAGAACTGGAGAACTACGGGAAACAAGAGATCGTTAGAAAGACAGAGAACATTTATAACACTACACTGGAGATTCTTCAGAACGCCGAAACAAACGATATTACAACACATCAGGCGGCCTTTGAGATAGCGCAGTCAAGAATTGACGCAAGAAAGACAGAAAAATAA
- a CDS encoding ABC transporter ATP-binding protein, which yields MKELRYLNHYFIKYRGRLLIGLLITVVARLFALIVPMKVGDIVNVVEQRLNAEITVEQMESMLLNSILLIIGATLLSAFFTFIMRQTIIVVSRYIEFDLKNEVFQQYERLSLSFYKQNRTGDLMNRISEDVSKVRMYVGPALMYSTTTITLFVVVLGYMIYKAPLLTLYAVAPLPILSVIIYKLSAAIHRRSTVVQEYLSKLTTFTQESFSGISVIKAYGLEPRTGTEFVNLSEGSKQKNIDLAKVQALFFPLMMLLIGLSNILVIYIGGQQYINNEIELGTIVEFLIYVNLLTWPVAIVGWVTSIVQQAEASQKRINQFLHEEPAIQNLNPAPTPIEGMISFKNLSYTYPDTNITALKDVSFTINPGETLAIVGNTGSGKSTVLELIGRLYDVNNGQLLIDNTPIKDLNLDSLRSSIGYVPQDAFLFSDTLSNNIKFGKEDATQEEIVQAAKSAAVHDNIIGFNKGYETILGERGISLSGGQKQRVSIARALIKDPKIFLFDDCLSAVDTETEEEILQNLNKLSSNKTTIIVSHRVSSAKNADKIIVLEEGRIIQQGTHNELLNTDGYYKELYTKQLLEKEI from the coding sequence ATGAAGGAATTACGCTATCTAAACCACTATTTCATTAAGTATCGCGGCCGACTGTTAATAGGGCTTCTCATTACTGTAGTGGCGCGTTTATTTGCACTTATCGTACCTATGAAAGTGGGTGATATAGTGAATGTTGTGGAACAACGCCTGAATGCCGAAATTACTGTAGAACAAATGGAATCTATGCTCCTCAACAGCATACTGCTCATTATTGGCGCCACGCTTTTGTCTGCTTTTTTTACGTTTATAATGAGGCAAACCATCATAGTGGTCTCCAGATACATCGAATTCGATCTGAAAAATGAAGTGTTTCAGCAATACGAGCGATTGTCCCTAAGTTTTTATAAGCAAAACCGAACCGGAGACCTTATGAACAGGATCAGTGAAGATGTGAGTAAGGTTAGAATGTACGTAGGCCCGGCTCTTATGTACAGTACAACTACTATAACACTATTTGTAGTAGTTCTGGGATATATGATCTATAAAGCACCGCTACTTACGCTATATGCAGTGGCTCCATTACCCATATTATCGGTAATTATATATAAATTAAGTGCTGCCATTCATCGGCGAAGTACCGTTGTTCAGGAGTACCTGTCTAAACTTACCACCTTTACACAAGAGAGCTTTAGTGGTATCTCCGTGATAAAGGCTTACGGACTCGAACCGCGAACGGGCACCGAGTTTGTAAACCTTTCAGAAGGAAGCAAACAAAAGAACATCGACCTGGCAAAAGTTCAGGCATTATTCTTTCCGTTAATGATGTTGCTTATAGGATTAAGTAATATCCTGGTTATTTACATTGGGGGCCAGCAATACATCAATAACGAGATCGAACTGGGAACCATCGTAGAATTTCTTATATATGTAAATCTGCTTACCTGGCCTGTTGCAATAGTTGGCTGGGTAACTTCCATAGTTCAACAGGCAGAGGCCTCCCAAAAGAGGATCAACCAATTTCTTCATGAAGAACCTGCCATACAGAATTTAAATCCCGCTCCCACACCCATTGAAGGAATGATATCCTTTAAAAACCTGAGCTATACCTACCCAGACACCAATATTACTGCCTTAAAGGACGTGTCCTTTACTATTAATCCGGGTGAAACATTGGCGATAGTTGGTAACACAGGATCGGGAAAATCGACCGTACTCGAACTCATAGGAAGACTTTATGATGTGAACAACGGGCAACTACTTATCGACAACACACCTATTAAAGACCTAAACCTGGATAGTTTAAGATCGAGTATTGGTTATGTGCCGCAGGACGCATTTTTGTTTAGTGACACCTTAAGTAACAATATCAAGTTTGGTAAGGAAGACGCCACCCAGGAAGAGATCGTGCAGGCAGCAAAAAGTGCCGCGGTACACGACAATATTATTGGGTTCAACAAAGGTTATGAAACCATACTTGGGGAAAGGGGAATTAGCCTGAGTGGAGGACAAAAACAACGGGTTTCCATAGCGCGTGCTCTTATAAAGGATCCAAAAATTTTCCTGTTCGATGATTGCTTATCGGCAGTAGATACAGAAACAGAAGAAGAGATACTTCAAAACCTCAACAAACTATCTTCAAATAAAACTACCATAATTGTTAGTCACAGGGTTTCTTCAGCAAAAAATGCCGATAAGATCATAGTGCTTGAGGAAGGCAGGATTATTCAGCAAGGGACTCATAATGAGTTATTAAACACCGACGGCTACTACAAAGAATTGTATACCAAACAGCTTTTAGAAAAAGAAATCTAA
- a CDS encoding DUF1573 domain-containing protein yields MKKSILIVAVLSAFIFTSCKENAADKVNEENVAAAADRDSKAGDFPVMSFSESEFDFGTIDQGTNVEHTFTFTNTGNAPLVIVDAKSSCGCTVPQFTKAPVAPGDTGEMLVKFNGSGKGQVSKTVTITANTKSGKETLKIKAFVNAPEGVTPAASNVIKTNSK; encoded by the coding sequence ATGAAAAAATCAATTTTGATAGTAGCAGTCTTATCAGCTTTTATTTTTACATCATGTAAGGAGAACGCTGCAGACAAAGTGAATGAAGAAAACGTAGCAGCGGCTGCAGATCGTGATTCCAAAGCCGGTGATTTCCCGGTGATGTCTTTTTCTGAATCTGAATTTGATTTCGGAACGATCGATCAGGGAACCAATGTTGAACACACCTTTACTTTTACAAACACAGGGAACGCTCCTTTAGTGATCGTGGACGCTAAAAGTAGCTGTGGATGTACAGTACCTCAGTTTACCAAAGCTCCGGTTGCACCAGGTGATACAGGAGAAATGCTTGTAAAGTTCAACGGAAGTGGTAAAGGTCAGGTTAGTAAGACAGTAACTATTACTGCAAATACCAAATCTGGGAAAGAAACTCTTAAGATCAAAGCATTTGTAAATGCACCAGAAGGAGTAACTCCTGCTGCGAGTAACGTTATTAAAACGAACTCGAAATAA
- the yajC gene encoding preprotein translocase subunit YajC, which yields MEQQSLILLVLMFVVVYFFMIRPQMKRQKQEKKFASELKRGDKVITKSGLHGKILDLNDDGTCVIESGAGKMKFERSAISMELSNKLNAPAKK from the coding sequence ATGGAACAGCAAAGTTTAATATTGCTTGTATTGATGTTTGTAGTGGTGTATTTTTTTATGATACGTCCTCAAATGAAGCGTCAGAAACAAGAGAAAAAGTTTGCTTCCGAACTAAAAAGAGGTGACAAAGTAATTACCAAAAGTGGATTACATGGTAAAATTCTGGACCTCAATGATGATGGAACCTGCGTCATAGAAAGTGGAGCAGGGAAGATGAAGTTTGAACGTTCGGCTATCTCTATGGAACTGAGCAATAAATTGAACGCTCCGGCAAAGAAGTAA
- the pepT gene encoding peptidase T — MISKQKIIDRFTSYVTVDTESDPESNTTPSTKKQWNLANALVEELKEIGMEDVSIDENAYIMATLPSNIDREVPVIGFISHFDTSPDFTGANVKPQIIEKYDGNDILLNKEQNIVLSPKEFEDLLMYKGQTLITTDGTTLLGADDKAGIAEIISAMEYLIDHPEIKHGKIRVGFTPDEEIGRGAHKFDVKKFGADWAYTMDGSQVGELEYENFNAAGAVVKVQGKIVHPGYAKGKMINSMYLATEFLNSLPRLETPEHTEGREGFFHLNSIEGTVDSTKLQYIIRDHDKTHFEARKEVMRKLADELNSQYEKELFTVDIKDQYYNMREKIEPVMHIVDIAEEAMKMAGIKPLIKPIRGGTDGSQLSYMGLPCPNIFAGGHNFHGRYEYVPVESMQKAIEVIVNIAKLTAKKEV; from the coding sequence ATGATCTCAAAGCAAAAAATCATAGACCGTTTTACAAGTTATGTTACCGTGGATACCGAAAGTGATCCCGAGAGTAATACAACTCCCAGTACGAAAAAACAATGGAACCTCGCTAATGCTCTTGTTGAAGAACTAAAAGAGATAGGGATGGAAGATGTGAGCATAGATGAGAATGCTTACATTATGGCCACGCTGCCGTCAAATATAGACCGTGAAGTTCCCGTGATAGGATTTATTTCTCATTTCGATACCTCGCCAGATTTTACCGGGGCGAACGTGAAGCCACAGATCATAGAGAAATACGATGGGAACGACATTCTCCTGAATAAAGAACAGAACATAGTATTGAGCCCTAAAGAATTCGAAGACCTTTTAATGTACAAAGGACAAACCCTCATTACTACAGACGGCACTACGCTGTTGGGTGCCGACGACAAGGCCGGTATTGCCGAGATCATTTCTGCCATGGAGTACCTGATCGATCATCCCGAGATCAAGCATGGAAAGATCAGGGTGGGTTTTACGCCGGATGAAGAGATTGGGCGTGGTGCACATAAATTCGATGTGAAGAAATTTGGCGCCGATTGGGCCTATACGATGGATGGAAGTCAGGTTGGCGAATTAGAATACGAAAATTTCAATGCTGCCGGCGCGGTGGTGAAAGTACAGGGTAAGATCGTGCATCCCGGATATGCAAAAGGCAAGATGATAAATAGTATGTACCTTGCCACCGAATTTCTTAACTCCCTCCCCAGATTGGAAACTCCGGAGCATACCGAAGGCAGGGAAGGATTCTTTCATCTAAATTCTATTGAAGGTACGGTAGATTCGACCAAACTTCAATATATCATACGCGATCACGACAAAACGCACTTTGAAGCTCGAAAAGAGGTAATGCGAAAATTGGCCGATGAGCTCAACAGTCAGTATGAAAAAGAGCTGTTTACTGTAGATATCAAGGATCAGTATTACAATATGCGAGAGAAGATCGAGCCGGTAATGCATATAGTAGATATTGCCGAAGAAGCCATGAAAATGGCGGGTATAAAACCTCTAATAAAACCTATACGGGGTGGAACCGATGGTTCTCAATTAAGTTATATGGGATTGCCCTGCCCTAACATCTTTGCAGGTGGTCATAATTTTCACGGTAGATATGAGTATGTTCCCGTTGAAAGTATGCAGAAAGCTATCGAAGTAATTGTTAATATTGCTAAGCTCACAGCGAAAAAGGAGGTATAA
- a CDS encoding quinone-dependent dihydroorotate dehydrogenase — protein MYKSILRPLLFKFDPEKVHYFTFTLIRFLSAIGVGSIFRKIYKLNDPDLKREVFGLTFPNPVGLAAGFDKDARLYKELSNFGFGFIEIGTVTPKPQEGNPKKRLFRLKKDKAIINRMGFNNGGVDEAVERLRKNKKVLVGGNIGKNKVTPNEEAEQDYLYCFEALFDHVDYFVVNVSSPNTPNLRALQDKEPLTRLLRTLKERNSEKNHPKPILLKIAPDLTDEQLLDIIEIVENTKIDGVIATNTTISRSGLQTEKEKVDEIGAGGLSGKPLTSRSTEVIRFLSEKSNRAFPIIGVGGIHSAADALEKIEAGASLVQLYTGFIYEGPGLIKQINKAILNA, from the coding sequence ATGTACAAATCCATACTGCGGCCGCTTCTTTTTAAATTCGACCCCGAAAAAGTTCATTATTTTACATTTACGCTTATTCGGTTTTTATCGGCCATTGGTGTGGGATCTATTTTCAGAAAGATTTACAAGCTGAATGATCCCGACCTAAAACGGGAAGTTTTTGGTCTTACTTTTCCAAATCCGGTGGGTCTGGCGGCGGGGTTCGATAAGGATGCCAGGCTTTACAAGGAACTCTCTAACTTCGGGTTTGGGTTTATTGAAATTGGCACGGTTACCCCAAAACCCCAGGAAGGCAATCCTAAGAAACGTCTCTTCAGGTTGAAAAAGGATAAAGCCATCATTAACCGTATGGGTTTTAATAATGGAGGTGTGGACGAAGCAGTTGAACGACTTCGGAAAAACAAGAAGGTACTCGTAGGAGGGAATATTGGTAAGAACAAAGTGACGCCAAACGAGGAGGCCGAACAGGATTACTTGTATTGTTTTGAAGCCTTATTTGATCATGTGGATTATTTCGTTGTGAACGTTAGTTCACCAAACACGCCTAATTTAAGAGCCCTGCAAGACAAGGAACCCCTCACTCGTTTACTGAGAACACTGAAAGAAAGAAATTCGGAAAAAAACCATCCTAAACCCATTTTATTGAAGATCGCTCCAGATCTAACCGATGAGCAATTACTGGATATCATAGAAATTGTAGAAAACACTAAGATCGATGGGGTGATCGCCACCAACACTACAATTTCCCGTAGTGGGTTACAAACCGAAAAGGAGAAAGTAGACGAGATCGGAGCGGGAGGACTAAGTGGCAAACCCTTAACCAGCAGATCGACGGAAGTGATTCGTTTTCTTTCCGAAAAGAGTAACCGGGCTTTCCCGATCATAGGTGTTGGGGGGATTCATTCTGCTGCAGACGCCCTCGAAAAAATTGAAGCCGGAGCAAGT